One Mycoavidus sp. B2-EB genomic region harbors:
- the dapF gene encoding diaminopimelate epimerase, whose translation MQKLQFAKMQGAGNDFIVLDGIRQPLTLTPAQIRWLADRHFGIGADQILLVEHPSRADADFKYRIFNADGGEVEHCGNGARCFVKFVHAVGLTHKRQINVEVQKGLIRLTLQENGEVCVEMGAPLFDPACVPFDTAQIDSHTEGNDTLWPLELGGKRVWVSVLSMGNPHAVQQVDEIEMAPVSHDGALIEAHSRFAQRVNAGFMQIVRRDMIKLRVYERGAGETLACGTGACAAAVTAIRRGLVDSPVTVSMRGGQVTILWEGAEIYMVGSAMTVFNGEIDMLDAPASSNLPV comes from the coding sequence ATGCAAAAACTTCAATTCGCAAAAATGCAAGGCGCTGGCAACGATTTTATTGTGTTAGATGGCATTCGTCAGCCATTGACGCTAACACCGGCTCAAATACGTTGGTTAGCGGATCGACATTTTGGCATTGGCGCCGATCAGATCTTGCTGGTTGAGCATCCAAGCAGGGCTGATGCTGATTTCAAATACCGTATCTTTAATGCCGATGGTGGCGAAGTTGAGCATTGCGGCAATGGCGCTCGTTGTTTTGTTAAATTCGTTCATGCGGTTGGGCTCACTCATAAGCGCCAGATAAATGTGGAAGTGCAGAAAGGTCTTATTAGATTGACTTTGCAAGAAAACGGCGAAGTTTGTGTTGAAATGGGCGCACCGCTCTTCGATCCGGCGTGTGTGCCGTTTGATACCGCCCAAATCGACAGCCACACCGAAGGCAATGACACGCTGTGGCCGCTTGAATTGGGCGGTAAGCGAGTATGGGTTTCTGTCTTATCAATGGGTAATCCGCATGCCGTACAGCAAGTGGATGAGATTGAGATGGCCCCAGTATCGCACGATGGAGCCTTAATTGAAGCGCACTCGCGTTTTGCCCAGCGGGTGAATGCAGGGTTTATGCAAATTGTCCGGCGCGATATGATCAAGCTCCGCGTTTACGAGCGCGGCGCTGGAGAAACTTTGGCGTGCGGCACCGGCGCTTGCGCTGCTGCCGTGACCGCGATTCGCCGCGGCTTGGTTGATTCACCGGTCACGGTGTCGATGCGTGGCGGTCAAGTGACGATTCTCTGGGAGGGCGCTGAAATTTATATGGTGGGCTCTGCTATGACGGTCTTTAACGGCGAAATTGACATGCTCGATGCCCCTGCCTCCTCTAACCTACCCGTCTAA
- a CDS encoding DHA2 family efflux MFS transporter permease subunit — MSNSAPPTTDALPQSIPLAGSALVLLTVGLALGTFMEVLDTSIANVAIPTIAGNLGVATSQGTWVISSYSVASAIAVPLTGWLARRVGEVKLFTLSVILFTLTSALCGLARNFETLIVFRLLQGFVSGPMVPLSQTILLRSYPPDKRGLALGLWAMTVIVAPIFGPLLGGWLTDHYSWPWLFYINVPIGLFSALSCFVLLRGRETKLVKQRIDAVGLALLVIGVGCLQTVLDIGKDHDWFSSSLIVTLAIIAAIALSFMLIWEITEKDPVIDFSLFKDRNFALGVIIVSFGFMTFFSSVVIFPLWLQTVMGYTASLAGLATAPIGLLALVLSPLIGRNLHKLNLRLVASFAFMVFAGVSYWNSLFTLDTPFNIVILPRLVQGLGIACFFVPLTTITLSSITEDRLASAAGLSNFFRTLAGAIGTAVSTTFWENDAIYHHAVLSESVSVYSANTLAFMDTLASLGITGSAAYASLDKIITQQAYMMATNDFFRISCVVFIALTALIWWTKPKPGAVASSGH; from the coding sequence ATGTCAAATTCCGCGCCACCTACCACTGACGCGCTGCCTCAAAGTATTCCGCTCGCAGGCAGTGCACTGGTATTACTCACCGTCGGACTCGCGTTGGGTACTTTTATGGAAGTGCTCGATACTTCGATTGCCAACGTCGCGATACCTACGATCGCCGGTAATCTTGGCGTGGCAACCAGCCAAGGCACTTGGGTGATTAGTTCTTACTCGGTAGCCTCAGCGATTGCCGTGCCCCTCACGGGCTGGCTAGCGCGGCGCGTAGGCGAGGTCAAACTTTTTACTTTGTCAGTCATCCTCTTTACGCTCACCTCCGCCCTCTGCGGACTAGCGCGGAATTTCGAAACCTTGATCGTGTTTCGTTTGTTGCAGGGATTTGTTTCTGGCCCCATGGTCCCCCTGTCACAAACTATTTTGCTACGCAGTTATCCGCCGGATAAAAGAGGTCTGGCGCTTGGGCTATGGGCAATGACGGTGATTGTTGCACCGATTTTTGGACCCCTTTTGGGAGGCTGGCTGACAGATCACTATAGCTGGCCCTGGCTTTTCTATATTAATGTGCCGATTGGCCTGTTCTCTGCATTAAGCTGCTTCGTCCTGCTACGCGGGCGTGAAACCAAACTGGTCAAGCAGCGTATTGATGCGGTCGGCCTTGCTTTACTTGTGATTGGCGTAGGTTGTTTACAAACCGTGCTGGATATTGGCAAAGACCATGATTGGTTTAGTTCGTCGTTGATCGTCACGCTGGCGATTATCGCCGCTATCGCGCTTTCTTTTATGTTGATTTGGGAGATCACGGAAAAAGACCCCGTGATTGACTTCTCTCTTTTTAAAGACCGTAATTTTGCACTGGGCGTTATTATTGTTTCATTCGGTTTTATGACATTTTTCAGTTCAGTGGTGATTTTCCCACTTTGGCTGCAAACGGTGATGGGATATACCGCTAGCCTTGCTGGCTTAGCCACCGCGCCAATCGGCCTGCTTGCATTAGTGCTGTCCCCGTTGATTGGCCGCAATCTACATAAACTGAATCTACGACTTGTCGCTAGCTTTGCATTTATGGTTTTTGCGGGTGTGTCATATTGGAACTCCCTCTTCACACTCGATACGCCTTTTAATATAGTCATTCTGCCGCGCTTGGTGCAAGGCCTGGGCATTGCCTGCTTCTTCGTACCACTCACTACGATTACCTTGTCTAGCATTACAGAAGACCGACTGGCGAGCGCCGCCGGCTTGTCCAATTTCTTCCGCACCTTAGCTGGAGCCATTGGCACCGCCGTCAGCACCACCTTCTGGGAAAACGATGCAATTTATCATCATGCCGTATTGAGTGAATCCGTTAGCGTCTACTCGGCGAATACCCTGGCTTTTATGGATACCCTAGCCTCATTAGGGATCACCGGATCGGCGGCCTATGCAAGCCTCGATAAAATCATTACGCAGCAAGCCTATATGATGGCGACTAACGATTTTTTCCGGATTTCATGCGTGGTTTTTATCGCGCTCACAGCGTTAATATGGTGGACTAAGCCGAAACCGGGAGCGGTGGCGTCAAGTGGGCATTGA
- a CDS encoding efflux transporter outer membrane subunit yields MQLFKKSWSAAGPASLIKSLPCIKRCAVISLFAGGLASCAVGPNYTRATLAVPENFKEAPAGWKVAQPADQFDRGAWWTIFNDPQLNTLTDKVEISNQTVAAYAAAYQRARALTRQARAAFLPQASAAAAATRARTLNGLNALRTTYGLSLDASWEPDLWGTLRRTERAETAQAQSAAAELANARLSAQATLVQNYFQLRTLDAIQQLLEDTVRAYRQALKLTQNRYAQGVAARADVLQAQTALQAARAAALENGIARAQYEHAIAVLVGKPASTFSLSSAPLKLATPPRIPSMLPSALLERRPDIASAERRAAAANEKIGVAMAAFFPSLKLLATGGYQSSAFSDWLSAPARVWSLGPQLAAVLFDGGARQAQIAAARASFEEDTAHYRQTVLNAFQEVEDALAALRILEKEAVLQQQAVQSAQHALKIVLNQYKAGMTMYLSVISAQATAFAAEQKMVSINGQRMVATAGLIKALGGGWEVSQMQRALSQA; encoded by the coding sequence ATGCAATTGTTTAAAAAATCGTGGTCCGCAGCAGGGCCGGCTTCTCTAATTAAATCTCTGCCTTGTATTAAGCGATGCGCAGTCATCAGCCTATTCGCCGGGGGGCTAGCGAGCTGTGCGGTGGGGCCTAACTACACGCGCGCTACCCTGGCTGTGCCGGAAAACTTTAAGGAAGCGCCTGCTGGCTGGAAAGTTGCGCAGCCGGCGGATCAATTTGATCGTGGGGCCTGGTGGACGATCTTTAATGATCCGCAGTTAAATACGTTGACTGACAAAGTCGAGATCTCAAACCAAACTGTGGCTGCTTACGCGGCTGCCTATCAACGCGCTCGTGCGCTGACGCGGCAGGCGCGCGCCGCTTTTTTGCCTCAAGCCAGCGCGGCGGCGGCCGCTACGCGTGCGCGCACCTTGAATGGTTTAAATGCGCTCCGCACGACATATGGATTATCGCTTGATGCGTCCTGGGAGCCTGATCTGTGGGGTACGCTACGGCGTACCGAGCGAGCTGAAACAGCTCAGGCACAAAGCGCAGCAGCGGAACTTGCGAATGCGCGCTTATCTGCTCAAGCAACGTTGGTGCAAAATTACTTTCAACTCCGCACGCTGGATGCGATTCAACAATTATTAGAGGATACGGTGCGGGCTTATCGGCAAGCACTCAAACTGACGCAAAATCGTTATGCTCAGGGCGTTGCCGCGCGGGCGGATGTACTACAGGCGCAAACGGCACTCCAAGCGGCCCGAGCTGCGGCGCTTGAGAATGGGATTGCGCGAGCCCAATACGAACACGCGATCGCTGTATTGGTGGGCAAGCCCGCCTCCACTTTCTCGCTCAGCTCCGCGCCATTAAAGTTGGCTACGCCGCCACGCATACCCTCCATGCTCCCCTCTGCGCTCCTTGAGCGTCGGCCAGATATTGCTAGCGCCGAGCGTCGCGCTGCTGCGGCCAACGAAAAAATTGGCGTCGCCATGGCGGCATTTTTTCCGTCCTTAAAGCTTTTAGCAACGGGGGGCTATCAGAGTTCGGCATTTTCAGACTGGCTCAGTGCGCCTGCCCGCGTTTGGTCCTTGGGGCCGCAATTGGCGGCAGTTCTTTTTGATGGGGGTGCGCGGCAGGCGCAAATAGCTGCAGCCCGCGCCTCCTTTGAGGAAGATACGGCGCATTATCGGCAAACTGTATTGAATGCATTTCAAGAGGTAGAGGACGCATTAGCCGCGTTGCGTATTCTAGAAAAAGAAGCTGTGCTACAGCAACAAGCCGTGCAGTCAGCCCAACATGCACTCAAAATTGTTTTAAATCAGTACAAAGCGGGTATGACGATGTACCTTAGCGTGATTTCCGCACAGGCGACCGCATTTGCGGCTGAGCAGAAAATGGTAAGCATTAATGGGCAGCGGATGGTTGCTACCGCGGGGCTGATTAAAGCGCTTGGCGGCGGCTGGGAGGTATCTCAGATGCAAAGAGCACTCAGTCAAGCATAG
- the metF gene encoding methylenetetrahydrofolate reductase [NAD(P)H] — protein MSHIELSFEFFPPRTPAGMDKLRATCTQLAVLRPSFVSVTFGAGGSTQQGTLDTVLEIAQNGLKAAPHLSCIGAARENVRAILARYRAHNIRHIIALRGDLPSGMGEIGAFQYASELVEFIRTEHSDWFHIEVAAYPEYHPQAHSPSHDLENFARKIKAGANAAITQYFYNADAYFRFVDDVRRRGIKVPITPGIMPITNFSQLMRFSSMCGAEIPRWIARRLESFSDDKASIRAFGIDVVASLCERLLNGGAPGLHFYTLNGAVATYAICRQIALIDR, from the coding sequence ATGAGCCATATCGAGCTGTCATTTGAGTTTTTTCCGCCTAGAACCCCTGCCGGGATGGATAAGTTGCGTGCCACCTGCACGCAACTGGCAGTGCTGCGCCCTAGTTTCGTTTCGGTGACTTTTGGCGCTGGCGGCTCCACTCAACAAGGCACGCTCGACACCGTATTGGAAATTGCCCAAAACGGGCTTAAGGCCGCTCCGCATCTGTCGTGTATTGGCGCCGCCCGTGAAAATGTGCGCGCCATTTTAGCGCGCTATCGCGCCCATAATATTAGACATATCATTGCTCTGCGCGGTGATTTGCCTTCTGGCATGGGCGAGATCGGAGCATTCCAATATGCGTCAGAGTTGGTCGAGTTCATCCGTACCGAGCATAGCGACTGGTTTCACATTGAAGTGGCGGCTTATCCAGAATATCATCCACAAGCGCACTCGCCGAGCCATGATCTAGAGAATTTTGCACGCAAAATTAAAGCGGGGGCTAACGCGGCGATCACCCAATATTTTTATAATGCGGATGCGTATTTCCGCTTTGTCGATGACGTACGGCGTCGCGGCATTAAGGTACCCATCACACCTGGCATCATGCCGATTACAAATTTCTCGCAATTGATGCGTTTTTCATCGATGTGTGGCGCTGAAATACCCCGCTGGATTGCGCGCCGTCTGGAGAGCTTTAGCGATGATAAGGCATCGATTCGCGCCTTTGGGATTGATGTAGTCGCAAGTTTATGCGAGCGTTTGCTCAATGGCGGCGCACCGGGGTTACACTTTTATACATTAAACGGCGCGGTGGCAACCTATGCGATTTGTCGACAAATCGCGTTAATAGATAGATAG
- a CDS encoding lipid A biosynthesis lauroyl acyltransferase: protein MLKQLMVGCALSLLKLLAVLPYGFVARFGDILGYLLYQLPSKRRCIVYTNLKLCFPHWSEARYQAVAAHHFRHAIRSYVERSVQWFSSAKKFEKLVEIKSEIDLSDPNLPPTILLGFHFVGIEAGAISLNYALKRSCGALYQPMSNLKIDRAAKKGRARFNAQMISRSDSARTILRMLHEGTPVMLASDMDHGSRNSAFVPFFGMQACTLTTVSRLAKAAQAQVVPFIGEVLPNYKGYRLKVFRPWENYPSDDPIADTRRMNAFLEEQIELMPEQYYWVHKRFKTRPPGAPDLYDVC from the coding sequence ATGTTAAAACAATTAATGGTCGGGTGTGCGCTTAGTTTATTAAAATTGCTAGCGGTTTTGCCATATGGTTTTGTAGCCCGATTTGGCGATATATTAGGATACTTATTATATCAATTGCCGAGTAAGCGCCGCTGTATCGTTTACACAAATCTCAAATTGTGCTTTCCACATTGGAGCGAAGCGCGTTATCAGGCGGTAGCGGCGCACCATTTTAGGCATGCGATTCGCAGCTATGTTGAACGGAGTGTACAGTGGTTCAGTTCGGCCAAGAAATTTGAAAAATTGGTTGAAATAAAAAGCGAGATTGATTTAAGCGATCCGAATTTGCCGCCCACCATTTTGCTGGGTTTTCATTTTGTCGGGATTGAGGCGGGCGCGATTTCTCTGAATTACGCGCTAAAGCGTAGTTGTGGCGCTCTCTATCAGCCAATGTCAAATCTCAAAATAGATCGGGCCGCAAAAAAAGGCCGTGCGCGCTTTAACGCGCAAATGATCTCTCGTTCGGATAGCGCTCGTACTATATTGCGGATGTTACATGAGGGCACGCCCGTGATGCTGGCCTCGGATATGGATCACGGTTCGCGTAATTCGGCCTTTGTGCCATTTTTTGGCATGCAGGCATGCACGCTCACAACGGTTTCTCGTCTTGCTAAAGCGGCCCAAGCGCAAGTCGTGCCGTTTATTGGCGAAGTTTTGCCTAATTACAAAGGGTATCGGCTAAAAGTGTTTCGCCCATGGGAAAATTATCCGAGTGACGATCCAATTGCAGATACGCGCCGGATGAACGCTTTTCTTGAAGAACAAATTGAACTCATGCCAGAGCAGTATTATTGGGTGCATAAACGGTTTAAGACGCGGCCGCCGGGCGCGCCTGATCTTTATGATGTTTGTTAA
- the ahcY gene encoding adenosylhomocysteinase, producing the protein MNAAVQPTHNQSSTIGDYTIADLNLAAWGRKEILIAETEMPGLIALRDEYGVSQPLKGARIAGSLHMTIQTAVLIETLQALGAEVRWASCNIFSTQDHAAAAIAAHGTPVFAFKGESLDEYWAFTHQIFSWPNGEHANMILDDGGDATLLLMLGARAEQDRSVLAKPANEEEVALYAAIAQHLDRDPHWYSSRLTHIRGVTEETTTGVHRLYQLEKEGKLRFPVINVNDSVTKSKFDNLYGCRESLVDGIKRATDVMIAGKVALVAGYGDVGKGCAQSLRGLGATVWVTEIDPICALQAAMEGYRVVTMEDAADKADIFVTATGNLSVITHEHMKKMRHQAIVCNIGHFDSEIEVSSLRQYKWENIKPQVDHIEFPDGKRIILLAQGRLVNLGCATGHPSFVMSSSFTNQTLAQIELFTRGAHYGNKVYVLPKQLDEKVARLHLQRIGAHLTELTAAQAKYIGVEQSGPYKPSHYRY; encoded by the coding sequence ATGAACGCTGCAGTACAACCTACGCATAATCAATCAAGTACTATTGGCGATTATACCATCGCCGATTTAAATCTCGCCGCTTGGGGGCGGAAAGAAATTCTTATCGCAGAAACCGAAATGCCCGGTCTGATTGCATTACGCGATGAATATGGGGTGAGCCAACCGCTCAAAGGGGCCCGAATTGCTGGCTCGCTGCATATGACAATTCAGACCGCTGTATTGATCGAAACCTTGCAAGCGCTGGGTGCCGAAGTCCGTTGGGCATCGTGCAACATTTTTTCCACACAAGACCATGCCGCGGCGGCCATCGCAGCACACGGCACCCCGGTATTCGCCTTCAAAGGCGAAAGTCTTGACGAATATTGGGCCTTTACGCACCAGATTTTCTCTTGGCCAAACGGGGAACATGCAAACATGATCCTGGATGATGGTGGCGATGCAACCTTATTGCTGATGCTAGGCGCACGGGCAGAGCAAGATCGTTCCGTCCTTGCCAAACCAGCCAATGAAGAGGAAGTCGCGCTATATGCTGCGATTGCCCAGCACTTAGACCGCGATCCGCATTGGTATTCGAGCCGTCTGACGCATATTCGCGGTGTAACAGAAGAAACCACAACCGGCGTACACCGTCTTTACCAGCTAGAAAAAGAAGGGAAATTACGGTTTCCAGTGATTAATGTAAACGATTCCGTAACAAAATCGAAATTTGATAATTTATACGGTTGCCGCGAATCCCTGGTGGATGGTATCAAGCGCGCAACAGATGTCATGATTGCTGGCAAAGTAGCCCTGGTAGCGGGATATGGCGATGTTGGCAAGGGTTGTGCCCAGTCATTGCGCGGACTAGGCGCCACGGTTTGGGTCACTGAAATTGATCCGATTTGCGCATTACAAGCTGCGATGGAAGGCTATCGTGTCGTCACCATGGAAGATGCGGCCGATAAAGCGGATATTTTTGTCACTGCGACGGGCAATTTAAGCGTGATTACCCATGAGCATATGAAAAAGATGCGGCATCAAGCAATCGTTTGCAACATTGGACACTTCGATTCAGAAATTGAAGTGTCCTCATTACGCCAGTACAAATGGGAAAATATTAAACCGCAGGTTGATCATATTGAATTTCCCGATGGCAAACGAATTATTCTATTAGCACAGGGGCGTTTAGTTAATTTAGGCTGCGCGACGGGCCATCCATCGTTTGTGATGTCAAGCTCCTTCACGAATCAAACCTTAGCGCAAATTGAGTTATTTACGCGCGGCGCACACTATGGGAATAAAGTTTATGTGCTGCCTAAACAGCTCGATGAAAAAGTAGCGCGACTACATTTACAGCGGATTGGCGCACACCTTACGGAGCTAACTGCAGCACAAGCAAAATATATTGGAGTTGAGCAAAGCGGTCCCTATAAGCCATCCCATTATCGTTACTAA
- the metK gene encoding methionine adenosyltransferase — MGNNYLFTSESVSEGHPDKVADQISDAVLDAILAQDKYARVAAETLCNTGLVVLAGEITTHANIDYIQIARDTIKRIGYDNTDFGIDYRGCAVLVAYDKQSPDIAQGVDKAHDDSLDQGAGDQGLMFGYACNETPELMPLPIHLAHRLVERQASLRHCGQLPWLRPDAKAQVTLRYIDDKPYSIDTVVLSTQHAPDMDLGALREAVIEEIIKPTLPAALLKDKINYLVNPTGRFVIGGPQGDCGLTGRKIIVDTYGGAAPHGGGAFSGKDPSKVDRSAAYAGRYVAKNIVAAGLAERCLIQISYAIGVAQPTSVMVNTFGTGRVPDTLITGLVKQYFDLRPKGIIQMLNLLRPIYAKTAAYGHFGRKDSGFSWEITDKASALAEAAGIQAVA, encoded by the coding sequence GTGGGAAATAATTATCTATTCACCTCTGAGTCCGTCTCGGAAGGACACCCAGACAAAGTAGCAGACCAAATTTCAGACGCGGTCTTAGATGCCATTTTGGCGCAAGACAAATACGCGCGCGTGGCTGCTGAAACGTTATGCAATACGGGTTTAGTTGTGCTAGCCGGCGAGATCACGACCCATGCTAACATTGATTATATCCAAATTGCACGCGACACCATTAAACGCATTGGTTACGACAACACGGACTTCGGCATTGACTATCGCGGCTGCGCAGTACTGGTGGCTTACGATAAGCAATCGCCAGACATCGCGCAAGGCGTAGACAAGGCCCATGACGATAGCCTTGACCAGGGCGCGGGCGATCAAGGGTTGATGTTTGGCTACGCTTGCAATGAAACACCCGAGCTGATGCCGCTCCCCATTCATCTTGCTCATCGCTTAGTCGAACGCCAGGCTAGCCTGCGCCATTGCGGCCAGTTACCGTGGCTACGTCCTGACGCCAAAGCACAAGTTACGCTACGCTATATCGATGATAAGCCGTATAGCATCGATACGGTTGTGTTATCCACTCAGCACGCGCCAGACATGGATTTAGGCGCTCTGCGCGAGGCCGTCATTGAAGAAATTATCAAGCCTACACTCCCCGCAGCACTGCTTAAAGATAAGATCAATTATTTAGTCAACCCAACGGGCCGTTTTGTGATTGGCGGCCCGCAAGGCGATTGCGGATTAACCGGCCGCAAAATCATTGTCGATACCTATGGCGGTGCCGCGCCACATGGGGGGGGAGCATTTTCCGGCAAAGATCCCTCCAAGGTCGATCGCTCCGCTGCCTATGCCGGTCGTTATGTTGCCAAGAATATCGTCGCCGCAGGTTTAGCTGAGCGCTGCCTAATTCAGATTTCCTATGCAATTGGCGTTGCGCAGCCCACTTCTGTGATGGTGAATACTTTTGGCACCGGTCGCGTGCCAGACACTTTGATCACTGGCTTAGTGAAACAATATTTCGATTTACGCCCCAAAGGCATTATTCAGATGCTGAATTTGCTGCGCCCAATTTATGCAAAAACGGCAGCTTATGGCCATTTTGGACGTAAAGATTCAGGGTTCTCTTGGGAAATTACAGATAAAGCAAGCGCCCTAGCCGAAGCGGCAGGAATTCAGGCTGTAGCTTAA
- a CDS encoding PoNi-like cognate immunity protein, translating into MIRDQLKDKDYFDKWLKFEQQSINNSLEQIRQPSKNPSYRPQYVYEIVHDYRHLLLMDYSRGEIISKLARYFPPLLDAWEEAERLGKDIWTEQQQYTRHAWVVNLDHYIICFWLIGLALSLEIPNDQWQRLLTLIGNEGEDELLDRIIANREPSRKIGSKLCHPKPYQRLLDAINAPKDKQAKKLKSFITKWYPELNRPSRNGLSEMTAMYARPYWYKYHTLEGGYFGYWCIEAVAAVKAFGLDDSLCLGHPNYPGDLLRPNGPSTHLERIESIENDLAAKEEHAKETPKKNFHHFWSRIFNIRKPKL; encoded by the coding sequence ATGATTCGAGATCAGCTTAAGGATAAAGATTATTTTGATAAGTGGCTTAAATTTGAGCAGCAATCGATTAACAATAGCCTTGAGCAAATACGGCAGCCATCAAAGAATCCATCCTATAGACCACAGTATGTCTATGAAATAGTGCACGACTATCGTCACCTATTATTAATGGACTATTCTAGGGGCGAAATAATTAGCAAGCTTGCTCGATATTTTCCGCCACTATTAGATGCATGGGAAGAAGCTGAACGGCTAGGCAAGGATATATGGACTGAACAACAACAATATACACGTCACGCGTGGGTGGTCAATCTTGACCATTACATAATTTGCTTCTGGCTCATAGGTTTGGCACTTTCCCTCGAAATCCCAAATGATCAATGGCAGCGTTTACTTACACTGATTGGCAATGAAGGTGAAGATGAGTTACTAGATCGTATTATTGCAAACCGAGAACCATCACGTAAAATTGGAAGCAAGTTATGTCACCCAAAGCCCTACCAGCGCTTGCTCGATGCAATTAATGCACCAAAAGATAAGCAAGCAAAAAAGTTAAAAAGCTTTATCACCAAATGGTACCCTGAGTTAAACCGTCCGTCTAGAAATGGCTTGTCAGAGATGACCGCTATGTATGCTCGACCCTATTGGTACAAATATCATACGTTGGAAGGAGGCTATTTCGGCTATTGGTGCATCGAAGCCGTAGCCGCCGTCAAAGCTTTTGGTTTAGATGACTCTTTATGCTTAGGCCATCCCAATTATCCAGGCGATTTACTACGGCCTAATGGACCTTCTACTCATCTTGAACGAATAGAATCAATAGAGAATGATCTGGCGGCTAAAGAAGAGCATGCTAAGGAAACACCAAAAAAGAATTTCCATCATTTTTGGTCGAGGATTTTTAATATAAGAAAGCCTAAGCTTTGA
- a CDS encoding amino acid permease, translated as MSLFRTKNVEQMIAASAANTGLQKTMGPLDLTFLGIGAIVGTGIFVLTGTGAVAAGPALTVSFIIAALACGFAALAYAEFASTIPVAGSIYTYAYATLGELIAWLIGWDLLLEYGLAISAVAVGWSGYFQSLLSGFGITFPAILSAAPGTVPGQLALFNLPAFLVVMAIAAVLSIGVRESTRINNLMVIVKISIVLLVIVVGAFHVKPTNWQPFMPMGWTGTLSAAAVMFFAFIGFDSVSSAAEEVKNPKRDLPIGIIASLGACAVMYVAVAAVVTGIVPYQQFMDVGHPVSMALQVAGEKWVAGFVDLGAVFGMLTVILVMSYGQTRILFAMSRDGLLPPALSKIHPRYKTPFFATWLVGLFFGLIAALVPLKALAELTNIGTLAAFSMVSLAVLILRRTHPELPRAFRCPGVPFLPLFSVLFCVFLMLQLQLSTWIAFIAWLAAGLLIYFGYSRHHAKLAKTD; from the coding sequence ATGAGTCTTTTCCGCACTAAGAACGTCGAACAGATGATTGCAGCAAGCGCTGCTAATACTGGCCTCCAGAAAACTATGGGGCCGCTCGATCTGACTTTCCTGGGCATTGGCGCAATTGTTGGCACAGGCATTTTTGTGTTAACGGGCACGGGCGCTGTTGCCGCCGGTCCGGCGTTGACCGTATCCTTTATTATTGCCGCTCTAGCATGCGGTTTTGCGGCTCTAGCCTACGCTGAGTTCGCCTCGACCATTCCGGTCGCCGGCTCAATCTATACCTACGCTTATGCCACATTAGGCGAGCTGATTGCTTGGTTGATTGGCTGGGATTTATTACTCGAATATGGCCTAGCGATTTCGGCGGTAGCCGTGGGTTGGTCAGGTTATTTCCAGTCGCTTTTATCCGGCTTTGGCATTACGTTTCCGGCTATCTTAAGTGCAGCGCCGGGCACTGTGCCAGGGCAGCTGGCGCTCTTTAATTTGCCAGCCTTTCTTGTGGTGATGGCAATTGCCGCGGTTTTATCGATTGGCGTACGTGAGTCGACGCGCATCAATAATTTGATGGTGATTGTTAAGATAAGCATTGTGCTGCTCGTCATTGTAGTGGGCGCTTTTCATGTAAAACCAACGAATTGGCAGCCATTTATGCCAATGGGCTGGACCGGCACCTTGAGTGCGGCGGCGGTAATGTTCTTTGCTTTTATCGGTTTTGACTCAGTAAGCTCAGCCGCTGAAGAGGTCAAAAATCCAAAGCGCGATTTACCCATCGGAATTATTGCCTCACTCGGCGCTTGCGCGGTGATGTATGTTGCCGTAGCGGCCGTGGTAACAGGGATTGTGCCTTACCAGCAATTTATGGACGTCGGGCATCCGGTCTCGATGGCATTGCAAGTTGCCGGGGAAAAATGGGTGGCGGGTTTTGTTGATCTCGGCGCCGTATTCGGGATGCTGACCGTGATTCTAGTCATGAGCTATGGCCAGACGCGGATTTTGTTTGCCATGTCACGGGATGGCTTGTTGCCTCCAGCGTTGTCGAAAATTCATCCGCGTTATAAAACGCCTTTTTTCGCCACCTGGCTGGTTGGTCTTTTCTTTGGCTTGATCGCTGCATTGGTCCCGCTTAAAGCCCTGGCTGAACTCACCAATATTGGCACATTGGCAGCGTTTTCCATGGTATCTCTTGCCGTGCTTATTTTACGTCGCACGCATCCTGAATTGCCACGTGCTTTCCGTTGCCCGGGCGTGCCATTTCTGCCCTTGTTCTCGGTCTTATTCTGCGTGTTCCTAATGCTTCAACTCCAGCTTTCAACATGGATTGCGTTCATCGCTTGGCTGGCTGCTGGACTATTGATTTACTTTGGCTATTCGCGTCATCATGCTAAGCTAGCGAAAACGGATTGA